Proteins from one Setaria italica strain Yugu1 chromosome V, Setaria_italica_v2.0, whole genome shotgun sequence genomic window:
- the LOC101776511 gene encoding eukaryotic translation initiation factor 3 subunit D, with product MGFDVGFVPYNPDGWGPPEAAAAPASLGGGSVSVPFAPFSRSDKLGRIADWTRNPPGPGAFAAARDTVFDFAGLEDSVGLASADDASFRLVDGKPPPRHPRFGPRWRFQQRPQLPQRRDEEVEARRREAEKERARRDRHWQQNRRTHHQFNRGGQSSSAKSSVDIQPEWSVKEQIPFSSFSKLSFAVADQPEDLLVCGAVEFYDRAYDRVTPRAERRLERFKSRNFFKVTTTDDPVIRRLAENDTATVFATDTILAALMCAPRSIQSWDIVIQRVGNKLFFDKRDGSQLDLLTVNETAQEPLPEAKEDINSAHSLAVEATYVNQNFSQQVLLRNGEKVTFDEPNPFATEGEEAASVAYRYRRWKLDDETSLVARCEVHAVNVDPRGERQFLTLNALNEFDPKVTGVDWRKKLETQRGAVLATELKNNANKLARWTAQALLAGADMMKLGYVSRLHPRDHYNHSILSVIGYKPRDFAAQINLNTANMWGIVKSIVDVCMKLGEGKYVLVKDPVKPQVRLYEVPNDAFENDYVEEPLPEEEQVRPFSEDVDATAQEMDAAAEAEATGTTAGADGDAGKSGEAAAA from the coding sequence ATGGGCTTCGACGTGGGCTTCGTCCCCTACAATCCCGATGGATGGGGTCcgccggaggccgccgccgcgccggcctcccTGGGCGGGGGCTCCGTGTCCGTCCCCTTCGCCCCCTTCTCCCGCTCCGACAAGCTGGGCCGCATCGCCGACTGGACCCGCAACCCACCGGGCCCCGGGGCGTTCGCCGCCGCTCGCGACACCGTCTTCGACTTCGCTGGGCTCGAGGACTCCGTCGGGCTCGCGTCCGCGGACGACGCCTCCTTCCGCCTCGTCGacgggaagccgccgccgcggcacccgCGGTTCGGGCCCCGCTGGCGCTTCCAGCAGCGTCCCCAGCTCCCGCAGCGCCGCGACGAGGAGGTCGAGGCCCGGCGCCGCGAGGCCGAGAAGGAGCGCGCCCGCCGCGACCGCCACTGGCAGCAGAACCGCCGCACGCACCATCAGTTCAACCGCGGCGGGCAATCTTCCTCCGCCAAGTCGTCGGTCGACATCCAGCCCGAGTGGTCGGTGAAGGAGCAGatccccttctcctccttctccaaGCTCTCCTTCGCTGTCGCCGACCAGCCTGAGGATCTCTTGGTCTGCGGCGCCGTCGAGTTCTACGATCGCGCCTATGACCGCGTCACCCCCAGGGCGGAGCGCCGCTTGGAGCGCTTCAAGTCGCGCAACTTCTTCAAGGTCACCACCACCGACGATCCCGTCATCCGCCGCCTTGCTGAGAATGACACGGCCACGGTCTTTGCTACCGACACCATCCTGGCCGCGCTCATGTGCGCGCCCCGCAGCATCCAGTCCTGGGACATTGTCATCCAGCGTGTGGGCAACAAGCTGTTCTTTGACAAGCGAGATGGCTCTCAGCTTGATCTGCTCACAGTCAACGAAACCGCCCAGGAGCCACTCCCTGAGGCTAAGGAAGACATCAACTCTGCACATTCCCTTGCAGTTGAGGCCACATACGTCAACCAGAACTTCTCACAGCAGGTACTGCTCCGCAATGGTGAGAAGGTCACTTTTGATGAGCCCAACCCGTTTGCCACTGAAGGGGAGGAAGCTGCTTCTGTTGCTTATCGCTACCGCCGTTGGAAGCTTGATGATGAAACCAGCTTGGTTGCTCGCTGCGAGGTTCATGCCGTGAATGTTGATCCACGTGGTGAGCGCCAGTTCCTTACGCTCAATGCTCTGAATGAGTTTGATCCCAAGGTTACTGGTGTTGACTGGAGGAAGAAGCTTGAGACCCAGCGTGGAGCTGTGCTTGCTACTGAGCTCAAGAACAATGCCAACAAGCTTGCACGTTGGACTGCCCAGGCATTGCTCGCTGGTGCAGACATGATGAAGTTGGGTTATGTTTCGCGTCTTCACCCCCGTGATCACTACAACCATTCCATACTCAGTGTTATTGGGTACAAGCCAAGGGACTTTGCTGCACAGATCAATCTCAACACTGCAAACATGTGGGGAATTGTGAAGTCAATTGTGGATGTCTGCATGAAGCTTGGGGAGGGCAAGTATGTTCTTGTGAAGGACCCAGTGAAGCCTCAGGTCCGGCTTTATGAAGTGCCGAATGACGCATTTGAGAATGACTATGTTGAGGAACCACTTCCTGAGGAGGAGCAAGTGCGTCCGTTTTCCGAGGATGTTGATGCTACCGCACAGGAAATGGATGCTGCTGCAGAGGCGGAGGCTACTGGAACAACTGCAGGCGCAGATGGAGATGCTGGGAAGAGTGGCGAAGCAGCGGCTGCATGA